The following are from one region of the Methanomassiliicoccales archaeon LGM-DZ1 genome:
- a CDS encoding zinc-ribbon domain-containing protein, translated as MRYCTECGKPIDEEYSFCPYCGAIIRDENGTGSSSGTDSIQHTQTEDSGSRPVTFGKVFWASFLLGMAMGFLLGIWGLLFFPFVFVGGYGPQSKTASALTGASMGWLVGLGLDLLFALSAFGYLD; from the coding sequence ATGAGATACTGCACCGAATGCGGGAAGCCGATAGACGAAGAGTATTCGTTCTGCCCCTACTGCGGGGCCATCATCCGCGACGAGAACGGCACCGGCTCGTCTTCCGGGACGGACTCCATTCAGCATACCCAGACAGAAGATTCCGGTTCCCGTCCCGTCACCTTCGGCAAGGTCTTCTGGGCATCTTTCCTGCTGGGCATGGCGATGGGCTTCCTGCTGGGTATCTGGGGCCTCCTGTTCTTCCCGTTCGTGTTCGTCGGCGGGTACGGGCCGCAGAGCAAAACAGCCTCCGCGCTGACCGGCGCTTCGATGGGATGGCTGGTCGGGCTCGGGCTCGACCTCCTGTTCGCCCTCTCGGCCTTCGGATACCTGGACTGA
- a CDS encoding aspartate dehydrogenase, which produces MRITIVGCGSIGSRLAKAADEMEEVKRIYLVDIRKDIADNLAAGLKKAIVVDSVEDELYHCDLVIEASSQSAARQIAPVVAARGVDIMIMSVGSLVDDEYRAALFQNAREHEAKIFIPTGALCGVDGLRSASQDDLDSVELITTKGPKSLENVQYLLDKGVIVDKIKEKTVVYSGPARDAVKYFPKNINVAATVSLLGIGFDRTKVTIVCDPEATSNSHELKYEGKFGKAVAHTYNIPETDNPKTSHLAALAAIAALKRICRNEWFGI; this is translated from the coding sequence ATGAGGATAACAATCGTCGGCTGCGGCTCCATCGGCTCCAGGCTGGCCAAGGCCGCTGACGAGATGGAAGAGGTCAAGAGGATCTACCTTGTGGACATCAGGAAGGACATCGCCGACAATCTGGCGGCAGGGCTGAAGAAGGCCATCGTGGTCGACTCCGTCGAGGACGAGCTCTATCACTGCGACCTGGTCATCGAGGCATCGTCCCAGAGCGCCGCCAGGCAGATCGCCCCGGTCGTGGCCGCCAGGGGAGTGGACATCATGATCATGTCCGTCGGGTCCCTCGTCGACGATGAGTACAGGGCGGCGCTGTTCCAGAACGCCAGAGAGCATGAGGCGAAGATCTTCATCCCCACCGGCGCCCTCTGCGGCGTCGACGGCCTGAGGTCCGCCAGCCAGGACGACCTCGACTCCGTGGAGCTGATCACCACCAAGGGCCCCAAGTCCCTGGAGAACGTCCAGTACCTTCTGGACAAGGGCGTCATAGTCGACAAGATCAAGGAGAAGACCGTTGTTTACTCCGGCCCCGCCAGGGACGCCGTCAAGTACTTCCCCAAGAACATCAACGTCGCTGCTACCGTTTCCCTTCTGGGCATCGGCTTCGACAGGACCAAGGTCACCATCGTCTGCGACCCCGAGGCCACCTCCAACTCCCACGAGCTGAAATACGAAGGGAAGTTCGGCAAGGCTGTTGCGCACACCTACAACATCCCTGAGACCGACAACCCCAAGACCTCGCACCTTGCCGCCCTCGCGGCCATAGCGGCGCTCAAAAGGATCTGCCGCAACGAGTGGTTCGGAATCTGA
- a CDS encoding aminopeptidase P family protein, whose translation MATRAERLMANAPEDMDAIVIANGGENFIDSMYKYLLNPKGGVFEDCYMVVRKDGSQDVIVNILEEEAARSGTGNVRVFHDRAELEAIFKDCLGDCRKVGFNVDSVPYSTVMGIKKLSGNDFEVADARKAIAETVAVKDADEIAAIQKACDISSQVAREIPEYLSEGVSETEVATRMEIRMQELGGRGLAFDTIAAFGPNSSMPHYMPADYRLKKGDAALFDFGCKWGGYCSDMTRTVFLGEPPDIMKRAYEVVREAQQAGIDTYRDGAPAKDADLAARKIIDASEFKGKFIHSFGHGIGMDVHQPIYVSYRSEQVLKAGNVVSAEPGVYIPGIGGVRIEDTVLIEKDGCRRLSDFPKELTIVE comes from the coding sequence ATGGCAACAAGAGCGGAGAGGCTGATGGCGAACGCGCCCGAGGACATGGACGCGATCGTGATCGCCAACGGCGGCGAGAACTTCATCGATTCGATGTACAAGTATCTCCTGAACCCCAAGGGAGGCGTGTTCGAGGACTGCTACATGGTCGTCAGGAAGGACGGTTCCCAGGACGTCATCGTCAACATCCTCGAGGAAGAGGCCGCCCGCTCCGGGACCGGGAACGTCCGCGTGTTCCATGACCGCGCCGAGCTCGAGGCGATCTTCAAAGACTGCCTTGGGGACTGCAGGAAGGTCGGCTTCAACGTCGACTCCGTCCCTTACAGCACTGTCATGGGGATCAAGAAGCTCTCGGGGAACGATTTCGAGGTGGCGGACGCCAGGAAGGCCATCGCCGAGACCGTAGCCGTCAAGGATGCGGATGAGATCGCCGCCATACAGAAGGCATGCGACATATCCTCTCAGGTTGCCCGGGAGATCCCGGAGTACCTGTCCGAGGGAGTCTCCGAGACCGAGGTCGCCACCAGGATGGAGATCAGGATGCAGGAGCTCGGCGGGAGGGGGCTGGCCTTCGATACCATAGCCGCCTTCGGCCCCAACTCGAGCATGCCCCACTACATGCCTGCGGACTACCGGCTGAAGAAAGGAGATGCAGCTCTCTTCGACTTCGGATGCAAGTGGGGAGGCTACTGCTCCGACATGACCCGCACCGTCTTCCTGGGGGAGCCGCCGGACATCATGAAGAGGGCGTACGAGGTCGTGAGGGAGGCCCAGCAGGCCGGTATCGATACCTACCGCGACGGCGCTCCCGCCAAGGACGCCGACCTCGCGGCCAGGAAGATCATCGATGCTTCCGAGTTCAAAGGGAAGTTCATCCACTCCTTCGGCCACGGCATCGGCATGGACGTCCACCAGCCCATCTATGTCAGCTACCGCTCGGAGCAGGTGCTGAAAGCGGGGAACGTGGTCTCGGCGGAGCCGGGCGTGTACATCCCGGGCATAGGCGGGGTCAGGATCGAGGATACAGTGCTCATCGAGAAGGATGGGTGCCGCCGTCTCTCCGATTTCCCGAAAGAACTCACGATCGTGGAATGA
- a CDS encoding 3'-5' exonuclease: protein MRPAVEWDALIERKGGYRSVCRARPLRGANVLIDPDDYVCIDIETTGLSPARESIIEIAAYRMREGAMDDAFVSFVRPDKHVSSFITSLTGITDADVEDAPLPSEVLPDLKDFVGGDPILGHNVSFDMNFIHDACLREGIEPIGNDFFDTKNIAKWGLPGLENGKLETVAEYLCIPLGVHHRAGADVETTVRCYEAMVKGREPIFRRK, encoded by the coding sequence GTGAGGCCTGCCGTCGAGTGGGATGCCCTCATCGAGAGGAAAGGCGGCTACCGTTCCGTGTGCAGGGCCCGCCCGCTGCGCGGGGCGAACGTCCTCATCGATCCCGACGACTACGTCTGCATCGATATCGAGACCACCGGGCTCTCGCCTGCCCGCGAATCGATCATCGAGATTGCGGCGTACCGCATGAGGGAGGGGGCCATGGATGATGCGTTCGTCTCGTTCGTGAGGCCCGATAAACATGTAAGCTCCTTCATCACGTCGCTCACCGGCATAACCGACGCCGATGTCGAAGATGCGCCCCTGCCGTCCGAGGTTCTCCCCGATCTGAAGGATTTCGTCGGCGGCGATCCCATCCTGGGGCACAACGTCAGTTTCGACATGAACTTCATCCACGATGCCTGCCTGCGGGAAGGGATCGAGCCCATCGGGAACGACTTCTTCGATACCAAGAACATCGCCAAGTGGGGGCTGCCGGGACTGGAGAACGGAAAGCTGGAGACCGTTGCCGAATATCTCTGCATACCGCTCGGGGTCCATCACCGCGCAGGCGCCGATGTGGAGACCACTGTCAGATGCTATGAGGCGATGGTTAAGGGCAGGGAGCCCATATTCAGACGAAAATAA
- a CDS encoding AfsR family transcriptional regulator — MLKLLIRTRCGDYPALLDESDIGSSVWFLSSPEYKAEANQVSGLYYFELPADPEIKGEAATVFDAGDICWWPKVNAMVIFYGPTPLSGDDGRPVWKYPLVKFGRIEGDCSGLENSGDRQNITLIQQI, encoded by the coding sequence GTGCTGAAACTGCTCATAAGAACAAGGTGCGGGGATTACCCCGCCCTGCTCGACGAGAGCGATATAGGCAGCTCGGTCTGGTTCCTTTCATCTCCTGAGTACAAGGCGGAGGCCAATCAGGTCTCCGGCCTGTACTACTTCGAACTGCCTGCGGACCCTGAGATCAAAGGCGAGGCGGCTACTGTTTTCGACGCAGGCGACATATGCTGGTGGCCGAAGGTCAACGCTATGGTCATCTTCTACGGGCCCACGCCCCTCAGCGGGGACGACGGCAGGCCCGTCTGGAAATACCCGCTTGTGAAGTTCGGTCGCATCGAAGGCGACTGCTCAGGCCTGGAGAATTCCGGCGACAGGCAGAACATCACCCTCATACAGCAGATCTGA
- the ilvB gene encoding biosynthetic-type acetolactate synthase large subunit codes for MKGSRALLKMLEDRGVETMFGYPGGSVIPIYDEIRESSIRHILVRHEQCAGHAADGFARASGETGVCLSTSGPGATNMLTGIATAYADSVPMIALTGQVGSKVLGSEAFQEVDAYSLMMPVTKHNFRVTDVNRLPHAIDEAWQIARSGRPGPVHIDLPVDQINAEIDESLTEQHYGIKEPTEDLSGIPDAVRFIRESQRPVIMAGGGAIGAGASEEVRRLSRAISAPVVTPLMGIGIIPSSDPYCMGALGMHGRMCAQESFSSADLVIAVGTKFSDRTYSPHTAPAKTCRVIQIDIDATQFGKANREAVNIKADAKKALGLILDALGEAPADREQWRRMNTEWKKRCTCDYDYFTSPIVPQKVMKELNAFIDDDTIITTDVGQNQMWAMHFLDIKRPRQLLSSGSFGTMGFGLPAAIGAKAARPDCKVAAVVGDGGLQMVIQELATSVAEKLPVVVVLLNNGWLGMVRQWQKLFWDKRYSETELGDDPDFALIAKAYRAKGITVERAGEVRDALKEAFDCGETCVVDIHCDPEEDALPMLPPNPALPPVKGRCKF; via the coding sequence ATGAAAGGCTCCAGAGCTCTGCTCAAAATGCTGGAGGACAGAGGCGTCGAGACGATGTTCGGATACCCGGGAGGTTCCGTCATCCCCATCTACGACGAGATAAGGGAATCTTCGATCAGACATATCCTGGTCAGGCACGAACAGTGCGCCGGCCATGCCGCCGACGGCTTCGCCCGCGCATCGGGGGAGACAGGGGTCTGCCTCTCCACCTCCGGGCCGGGGGCCACCAACATGCTCACCGGGATCGCCACCGCCTACGCGGACTCCGTGCCGATGATCGCCCTCACAGGCCAGGTCGGCTCCAAGGTCCTAGGCTCCGAGGCGTTCCAGGAGGTCGATGCCTATTCGCTCATGATGCCCGTCACCAAGCACAACTTCAGGGTCACGGACGTCAACAGGCTGCCGCATGCCATCGACGAGGCGTGGCAGATCGCCCGCTCCGGAAGGCCCGGGCCGGTCCATATCGACCTCCCGGTCGACCAGATCAACGCCGAGATCGACGAATCGCTCACCGAGCAGCATTACGGCATCAAGGAACCGACGGAGGACCTTTCCGGCATACCCGATGCTGTCAGGTTCATCAGGGAGTCCCAGCGCCCCGTCATCATGGCAGGAGGCGGCGCCATCGGAGCGGGCGCTTCCGAGGAGGTCCGCAGGCTCTCGCGCGCCATCTCCGCGCCCGTCGTCACCCCACTGATGGGCATCGGCATCATACCCAGCTCGGACCCGTACTGCATGGGGGCCCTCGGCATGCACGGGAGGATGTGCGCCCAGGAATCATTCAGCAGCGCCGACCTCGTCATCGCCGTCGGCACCAAGTTCTCGGACAGGACGTACTCGCCCCACACCGCCCCGGCGAAGACCTGCAGGGTCATCCAAATCGACATCGACGCCACCCAGTTCGGGAAGGCGAACAGGGAGGCCGTCAACATCAAGGCCGATGCGAAGAAGGCCCTCGGCCTGATCCTCGATGCCCTGGGAGAGGCTCCGGCCGACCGGGAGCAGTGGAGGAGGATGAACACCGAATGGAAGAAGCGGTGCACCTGCGACTATGACTACTTCACCTCCCCGATCGTCCCGCAGAAGGTCATGAAAGAGCTCAATGCCTTCATCGACGACGATACCATCATCACCACCGACGTCGGGCAGAACCAGATGTGGGCGATGCACTTCCTGGACATCAAGAGGCCCCGCCAGCTGCTGTCCTCCGGGTCGTTCGGGACCATGGGGTTCGGGCTGCCGGCCGCCATAGGCGCCAAGGCCGCCCGCCCAGACTGCAAAGTGGCGGCCGTCGTCGGCGACGGAGGGCTGCAGATGGTCATCCAGGAGCTGGCGACCTCGGTCGCGGAGAAGCTCCCGGTGGTCGTCGTCCTGCTCAACAACGGATGGCTGGGCATGGTCAGGCAGTGGCAGAAGCTGTTCTGGGACAAGCGCTATTCCGAGACCGAGCTGGGGGACGACCCCGACTTCGCGCTGATCGCCAAAGCGTACCGCGCCAAGGGGATCACCGTCGAGCGTGCCGGCGAGGTGCGCGACGCCCTCAAGGAGGCCTTCGACTGCGGGGAGACCTGCGTGGTCGACATACACTGCGACCCGGAGGAGGATGCCCTCCCGATGCTGCCCCCGAACCCGGCCCTGCCGCCGGTCAAAGGGCGCTGCAAGTTCTGA
- the ilvC gene encoding ketol-acid reductoisomerase, with translation METKIYHDEDADLNVLKGKKIAVIGYGAQGRAQALCFRDSGLDVTVGVRENGPSWKKAKEDGGMTVTTMDKAVKDADVVLILTPDETQPDVYKQYVEPNLKEGAALDFAHGFAITYKLIVPPKNVDVIMMAPKAPGDAERQQFVEGFGVPALIVVHQDFTGNAKKIALALAKGLGATRAGTFEVDNFDYETKSDLFGEQAVECGGLSKLIQSGYQTLVDNGFPPIVAYFECDHECKLIIDLITSGGFTYMWNVCSNTAKYGGLTRRDRVINDKSIEGMKEIYREIDAGEFKTEWRQEWANGLVNLHKMMDAESKKDIEKTGAMVRSLFQRKAAKN, from the coding sequence ATGGAAACAAAAATCTACCATGATGAGGACGCAGACCTCAACGTCCTCAAAGGAAAGAAGATCGCCGTCATCGGATACGGTGCCCAGGGCCGCGCACAGGCCCTCTGCTTCAGGGACTCCGGCCTCGATGTCACCGTCGGCGTCAGGGAGAACGGACCTTCCTGGAAGAAGGCCAAGGAAGACGGAGGAATGACCGTCACCACCATGGACAAGGCCGTCAAGGACGCCGATGTCGTCCTTATCCTCACCCCCGACGAGACCCAGCCCGATGTCTACAAGCAGTACGTCGAGCCCAACCTGAAAGAGGGCGCGGCCCTTGACTTCGCCCACGGTTTCGCCATCACCTACAAGCTGATCGTCCCCCCGAAGAACGTCGACGTCATCATGATGGCGCCCAAGGCCCCCGGAGACGCCGAGAGGCAGCAGTTCGTCGAGGGATTCGGTGTCCCCGCCCTCATCGTCGTCCACCAGGACTTCACCGGCAACGCGAAGAAGATCGCTCTCGCTCTCGCGAAAGGGCTCGGAGCCACCCGCGCAGGGACCTTCGAGGTCGACAACTTCGATTACGAGACCAAATCCGACCTCTTCGGCGAGCAGGCTGTCGAGTGCGGCGGCCTCTCCAAGCTGATCCAGTCCGGATACCAGACCCTTGTCGACAACGGCTTCCCGCCCATCGTCGCTTACTTCGAGTGCGACCATGAGTGCAAGCTCATCATCGACCTCATCACCTCCGGCGGATTCACCTACATGTGGAACGTCTGCTCCAACACCGCCAAGTACGGCGGCCTCACCCGCAGGGACAGGGTCATCAACGACAAGTCCATCGAGGGCATGAAGGAGATCTACCGCGAGATCGACGCCGGCGAGTTCAAGACCGAGTGGAGGCAGGAGTGGGCCAACGGCCTCGTCAACCTCCACAAGATGATGGACGCCGAGTCCAAGAAGGACATCGAGAAGACCGGCGCCATGGTCAGGTCTCTCTTCCAGCGCAAGGCTGCGAAGAACTGA